The genomic region gagaagtgctaaGAAAGAGACAACCAACAGGATCAACAGGATCACTCGCCCAAGTTGAGTCAGATTAAGCATGAAGCTAAAGTTGATTAGAGCTTTCACATAGTGCAATCTGCGAGAGGATGTGCCTCTCAACTACCGAAGAACATGAAGTAAGTGATCATAATGAACTAAAGTAGGAGCACTCTTCATAAGATCAAGAAAGTACTAGCATCTTTCGAAGATTGGAAAATCTCCCATACTTGGAGAGAAGCAAACCAACCGGCCAATTTGCAATTGACTCTGCTTAGTAGTTTACATCTTTGGTCTTCACATTTCCCCTTCCGTTTTGTAAAGTTAGTAGAAGAGGATAGATCCGGTAAATTGATGAATGTCAATCTTCATTTTTGTAGATTAATACATTGGTAGGGTCGATCAGGCAAATCCGCAGAGCATCGTCAAATTCAGTTGAGTCGACACCATATGAGTTATGGAATGGAAAGAAACTCAATATGTCTCATCTCAAAGTTTGGGTTTATGAAAAATTATGTAAAATGTTTACAACCAAATAATCTTGACCCTAAAAGTAGGCAAATGTTACTTTGTAGGATAACACAAATTGCAATTGGTTATTCCTTCTAACAAAAGTCTGATGACAAAATGTTTGTCACTAAGAATGGAAACTTTCTTGAAAAGGAGTTTTTTTGTTAAAGAAGCAAGTGGGAGGACACTACAACTTAATGAGATTACTGAACCTATAGCAAAAGATAAGATGGACTAACTAACCGAAATTTGTTTCGGAGGTTGTCCGCACAACTGAATCAGAAATTACTACATCATTGTAGAAATTCCAGTAAATGTTGTAAACGAACTGTGTAGGACAGGAAGAGGTGTTGAACCTCCTGAGAAATttcataaataaatattcatcttAGAGGAAGATGAAACCTTCGCACTACAGAGGAAGCGATGGTGGTGCCAAGATCAAAAGAATGACCCAAATCCATGAAATCTGAAATGGACTCCATATACGagaatcaagtttggaacttggttgaaCCTCCAGAGGGTGTGATACCCATACAatgtaaatggatcttcaaaagaaAAATGGACACACATGGTAACCTACTATCTATAATACAAGACTAGTTGTGAAAGTGTTTTTCGCAAATTGAGGGAGTTGGTTATGATGAGACTTCCTCACCAATAGCTATGATAAAGTCTGTTCAGATTATAATGGCAATTGATTAATATTTTGATATAGCAAATGGATTTTGATCCTAAGAATATCGAAGTGATATatatgctgttggggaacgtagcatgcaatttcaaaaaaattcctacgcccacgcaagatctatctaggagatgcatatcaacgagagggggagagtgtgtccacgtaccctcgtagatcgaaaacggaagcgtttgacaacgcggttgatgtagtcgaacttcttctcgcgGTTGAtgggagcctcctctagttcaagTCTAGTTCTAGATGTTCCAATTAGAGTTAGATCTAGATCCTCTAATAATCATAATTAGAAGCCCGATGTGGTtgtaatctcctccctctaattctctgaCGATGGTTAGCTTTGGTcagcgaagcgctgccggatcacgaagaccgtacgcttgcaaacTGTGGAGAGGTCGTGATTTCGGTCTTCTGTTCGAGGGACTGTTCATGGGCGGTTGGAGGGGTCGTTCATCTACGGTTCGAGGGACTTCAAGAATGATCCACACCGACTCTTCTTCCACTGCAACTCGGAGTTGGTAACGGTCCAATCCAAACcacatcttcatagtgttcctggttGATCGTAgggtgattttttttcctttttgtactacgtttcccaacaaataCTTAGCTACTACTACAAACCTATAGTTGTGATATGGACTATCCACCTTATGGAAGCAGCGAACCAATGGTTTTGGTGGAGATGTATGTAGAATCACCCCCACCCCGAAATAGTCTCTAGAGATATGAAATGATTATTTTTCTCATCTTCTTTCCGGGCATGCTCTTTGTATGATGAAGAAAAATCACATAATTAACAAGAAAAAGGGATACTAGGAAATCCTCGACAGAAGGGTGGTGCAGGTTGGCACCTTCGGTCGCCCTTCCACATTCCTTTTGGGTCATTTCTTTTGATATTGCCTGGTTTTTCTCTCTCTAGATTTTTATCTTCTTAAGTCCTAGAAAATAGCCTTTTTGAGAGGGAAGTGATTTATGATGGCTATTAGTATGCTAGTCCTCAAAGCCAATCAGTTTTATAAGTAAAAACACAATTAAACTTTGAAGAATAAATACATTTTCGATAATACCACCCCGCCCTCATTCCGCTTCACCTTCCTCATGCCATTTCTTTCTCTCTAGACCGCACACCTCCTCAGATTTGTCGTCACCGCCAACAACCTCATGTTGATGCATGTTAGGCACTCCTTTGTCGATATCGTGGGGACTCGTCACCTTGCCAACAACCACATACTTTTTCATCTCAATCACCAGTCATCTTGTTGTCCTAATATTGTATCGTCCTCAAACGCTCATTTTCTCCCGTCCACTATGAAAGCCAATGCTACAAGTATTAACTGTTTTGCGACTACGTTGTACTCAGAAAATCTATAAATCATGAGACAAAATGTAGCCTACAAAACCCACAAATCAATGTCCTAGCAAGTCATGTTTTTTAAATTGCCAAACTTGTGGACAATTGGGAACTTATTTAGAGGTGGGCAATGCAACTTGGTAAGCAATCAATTGATAGCCAACATTTTTGGCTTTGTCCAAATGTTGGCAAACCAAATATGGTATCAAAGCATGCATGCCCTTATGCTCTTTGCTGCAAATTATTATTTCctctgatccaaaataagtgtcacggTTTTGAACGAAGGTTAGTttaatcttagttcaaaactgcgacacttattatggatcgaaGGGAGTAATATTTTGTTATACAAAGAAGCCTACTAAACGAAAAATGTCATCCTAATAACCCCGAACTCAAATGCACCCTTatgaataataaaataaataaaatataaataaaTTCATGAATATTGTTTTTACACAATAATCATTTTTATATTTTTGTATGGCTGCAAATTTTCATGATGAAATCACATTCATGGAGATTTGGAATATTTTTTTAACAAAATCAGCGCATTAAATTCTTTCAAAAATAGTCTTTTTGAAGTATTTCTTTTTGCCCAGAGCATCAATAATGTTTTTTCATGGAAATTTACAGGCACATAGAACATTTAACAATGTTTGCTGCGAAAAAAAAGTCTTTTCTTAAATTTATTTGTCATTTTTAGGGTATTGGTCATTTTTTTATTATTAGGTGCATTTGAGCTCGAAATAAGAATGTGGCAAATATCTAATTTTCTCCGTCTAATCGTGACGCGACACGCGAGCCTCGTCCTCACCTCCTTGCTCTATATAAAACAGGGAGAACCCATCTTTCCTTCCAGGTTCCAACAGACTCCGACCGCCCCCGCCGCACAGCGCCACTCACACGCCGGCGGCGACCCTTCCCACCACCAAGGCCGGTGGGCGCGGAGGGAGGAGGGCCGCGGACCCAAGGAGCCCCGGAGAGGAAACCATGGGCGCCGaggcagagcagcagcagcagcagcagcttcttCCTCCCTCCCCCCAGGCTGGCAAGGCGGAcccgccggcggtggtggggctgCAGGTGTCGGCGCTGATCGACCACGTCGCACGCGTCGACTGGTCCCTCCTCGACCGCGTCCCCGGCGACCGCGGCGGCTCGCAGCAGGTCCACCCTGACCCTTCCCTCTCCCCAACGCTTTGTGCACACCGCCGTGATTCATCTCGCTAGAGTACGTACGCCGAGACGGACTGCCGCCCCGCTTTGTCTCCAATTATTGAGCTGCCGGTGAATCGCCATGTGCTCCTGCAACTCCCGTGGGTTCAGCCTAAAAGAACTCTGCTCACTCTCAGAAGAAAACTGCGCCGCACCATACGTTTCTTGCTGTTCCTAGCTGCCGGCCATGTGATATTTGGATCTCCTGTCCCTGAAACAATATCGTGTGATATCCTTCACTCTCTATTGCAGAATTCCCCCTTTTCTCTGTCAAAAAGTTCATCTTACTGAACTGTTCGCCTGCTTAAAAATCAGCGGGCTTCCCCGTACATTTTTGTGATTCTCTTTGTTATTTTTGTGCCCTTCTTTGTTATGTGGGCGTCAGAGATTCTTCAGTATTCCTCAAAGCGTTTGACTTGCTAGTTTTGGCTTTGGGGGTTAGCTCAGTGCAGATTCTCCCCCTCCCATACCACTGTAGTCTTCCCTGCATTGAATTCAAATAAAAATAGTAAAGCACTACTTTGGGTAGATTCAGATACACAATACATTATGTGTTGTGTTGCTTTCATTGTTGAAAGGCTTGTTTATGGTTTGGCCTGCACACTTCTGGAATTGTCAAACAAGGCTTCATGTCGTACAACCTGATTGGTCCACTGACTAGGTTATTTCATTTAGGTCTTGGGGTTGGTACATATTTTGTACCAGACCTCCCCTTGTCACTATCGCCTAGTGTTCTTGACCTTCCGTTTTACACAACATATAGTTGCCGGCTCAACATCTTGTCAGAATATATCGATAGTTATAGTGTCTCATTCTCATGTTTCAACTCCAGTTTCAATTGTGAACACAGAAAAGAGGTTCTTGAGAGAAATGAAGCAGAGTCTGCTTTTGATGACCTTGATACATCATTTTAAGACGCAGACATTCAGAACATTTTAATGCGCAGCTGCCGAGTCCTGTTGTCCTCTCTAGAATATGGTACTTACTCATTAGGAAACCATAATTTCACGATTCTGAGATTCCATCTTCGTCTTTAATTTGCTAACTTTGACATATGTATTTTCTCTAAATTATGGGATTTTATTATGCCTTTTAACACATGATGCCCCTGAAGTTTCAGTTGAGACGGCTAATTTGTATTAATCACACTCACTCCACCTATCAAATCATCTCCTGTCTTACTGAGGGACTGAGCTAGGTGATTCTACAACTCACCTTGCTGAAGCCTTGTCAAATTTACCCTGCAAAAATTAAACCTTGTCAACAACCTTCTTGTTGTTTTAGTACAAGTCCAAGAGAAAAGCATATTGGTTTAGGAAGTAGTATCCCGCAGCGCAAAAGCACTTTCACATGAAAAACAGTTTATAGGCAAACTTGATAATGAAAATTGAAAAGTGAAGATATAGTGTTTGTAGTCAACATTCATTCACTTCTTATAATAAATAGACTGAAGAACAGTGTATTTGTCCTTTTTTTTCCTATTTACGACTCTACATCATGCACTATTTCTTAAGAGTCGTGGATTGGCTGTGTGTAAAAACATTTAAAAAGAGACTGAGGGAGTAACTGATATGGCATTCCTATATGGGGATTGTGAACCTTACATTCATTTGTTATGTCATGAATTTACTTGACAATTGTATTGCGATCACAGGTATCTTTTGAGGAGTTGGATCATATTCTGAATGAAGTGAATGCCCTTATCCTTCCTTCCCATGACGACCCCTCTCCAGTAAGAACTATGGCTGGTGGTAGTGTTGCCAACACAGTTCGGGGTCTCTCAGCTGGTTTTGGGATATCAACTGGAATAATTGGAGCTCGTGGAGATGATGACCAGGGCATTTTGTTTGTCAACAACATGAGCTTTAGTGGCGTAGATCTCACAAGACTAAGGGCAAAAAAGGGGCACACTGCACAGGTAGTCTAAATTCCAAAGCCAACTTTATGTTATTCCCCTTATTTTGCTACTTAGTGGACAAGGCTGAAAAGAGTACCATTATAGTGTGCATGCTTGGTTGATGCAAGTGGCAATCGCACCATGCGCCCATGCCTATCTAGTGCAGTCAAGCTCCAGGTAACCCGTTGTTTGACTCAGTCTTAAatgttagtagtagtatatagcTATTTTCTCTTAACAATCCTAATCTTGATTCACATTTGTCCATGTGACAGGCCAATGAGTTCACTAAGGAGGACTTCCAAGGCTCCAAGGTGGCTTCCTTTTCCTCTACAATCTGTGCACGCATGTTCCTTCATATATTGCTGCCCTGAAAGCAAATTCTGTAAAATGTATGTCTAACCTGGATATCTTTTTCATCACTGGGTACTGATGTGATGCAGTGGCTGGTTGTGAGATATGCACAACAAAACCTCGCTCAGATTATTGAGGCTATCAGGGTTGCAAAACAAGAAGGTCTCTCGGTATCATTAGATTTGGCTAGTTTTGAGGTTTGGCTACATCTTTAACGAGCCCATTGCTCAGTTGATTTTAATTTGCAAAAACAGTCAGATTTAGTTTCTTCGGTTTATCTCATTCGTGCAGATGGTTCGTGACTATAAGTCACAACTAATTGCCCTGTTGGAGACAGGCAACATTGACCTTTGTTTCGCCAATGAGGATGAAGCTAGGGAGATCATAGGGTGATTTTCTCTACTATTATAAATCATTGTATTTATGTAGGGAAAAAATAGATGGGGTAAATTCAAACTGAAAAGCAAATTCGTTTTCTTTCTTTCTGCAGCAAACTGTACATGGCCTTCTTTCATTCCCTTATTCTTAATTTCTTATGCATCTGATATTCATCTATATGTGCAGGGGAGGGCTGACATATGATCCAGAGGATGCGCTTGCATTCTTGTCCAAGCACTGCAAATGGGCCGTTGTGACTCTCGCTTCAAAGGGGTGCATCGCAAAACATGGCAAGCAGGTGAGAGTCAAGCATCAAAAGCATCAACAATGTTCTTCCTATCTTCTGCCCATTGACAGCCAAGCAGTAGAGTGCCGATGCTAACCAGCATGTATATTTCCCTAGAAGCAAAAGAGAGATGCTAGCAGTAGTTGAGCCTGATTCAGCTTGTAGAGTTGAGCCAAATGATCTGTGCATG from Triticum aestivum cultivar Chinese Spring chromosome 4A, IWGSC CS RefSeq v2.1, whole genome shotgun sequence harbors:
- the LOC123087047 gene encoding uncharacterized sugar kinase slr0537, producing MGAEAEQQQQQQLLPPSPQAGKADPPAVVGLQVSALIDHVARVDWSLLDRVPGDRGGSQQVSFEELDHILNEVNALILPSHDDPSPVRTMAGGSVANTVRGLSAGFGISTGIIGARGDDDQGILFVNNMSFSGVDLTRLRAKKGHTAQCACLVDASGNRTMRPCLSSAVKLQANEFTKEDFQGSKWLVVRYAQQNLAQIIEAIRVAKQEGLSVSLDLASFEMVRDYKSQLIALLETGNIDLCFANEDEAREIIGGGLTYDPEDALAFLSKHCKWAVVTLASKGCIAKHGKQVVQVPAIGESNAVDATGAGDLFASGFLYGLVKGLPLEECCKVGVCSGGSVVRALGGEVRPENWQWMYKQMHAGGLLLPELKN